One region of Oryza sativa Japonica Group chromosome 5, ASM3414082v1 genomic DNA includes:
- the LOC4338024 gene encoding acid phosphatase 1-like isoform X1, translating into MVTAARLLPLILFLTAVAVGCSAWEMNIRLPTERLAYGGGEAVVAPIIHALRPLLGSGRQLAARAGVACDSWRLGVEAHNVIDWRTVPAECEGYIGHYMLGEHYRRDFAVVVDEAVAYAETLKLAGNGKEIWVFDIDETSLSNLPYYAKHGFGATPYNATSFREYVAEGSAPALPETR; encoded by the exons atggtgacggcggcgaggctaCTCCCCCTAATCCTCTTCCTCACTGCGGTGGCCGTGGGCTGCAGCGCGTGGGAGATGAACATCCGGTTGCCGACGGAGAGACTGgcctacggcggcggcgaggctgtggTGGCGCCGATCATACACGCGCTACGGCCGCTGCTGGGCTCCGGCCGGCAGCtggcggcgcgcgccggcgtGGCCTGCGACAGCTGGAGGCTGGGCGTGGAGGCGCACAACGTGATCGACTGGAGGACGGTGCCAGCCGAGTGCGAGGGCTACATCGGCCACTACATGCTAGGCGAACACTACCGCCGCGacttcgccgtcgtcgtcgacgaggcCGTCGCCTACGCCGAGACCCTCAAGCTCGCCGGCAATGGCAAGGAGATCTGGGTGTTCGACATCGACGAGACCTCTCTCTCCAACCTCCCCTACTACGCCAAGCACGGCTTCGg AGCAACGCCATACAACGCGACAAGCTTTCGTGAGTACGTGGCAGAGGGGAGCGCACCGGCGCTGCCAGAGACGAGGTGA